The following DNA comes from Neofelis nebulosa isolate mNeoNeb1 chromosome 3, mNeoNeb1.pri, whole genome shotgun sequence.
tttcttttgcagtaTCCCTGATAATCTGAATTTGTACTTGATGTAAGCAATAATATTATGAATACTATATTTAGACAGGAGAGGGGCATGGAACTTCAATATTTGTACATACATCAGATGAATATACTGTTGCCACATGTGAccactatttttgttttttgtaagaaGGTAGATGAATAGAtcatagtaataaaaaaacatgCTTAAGTTAAAGGCCTtacttatgggggggggggggcacctgggtggctcagtcggttaagcacctgacttcagctcaggtcattatctcatggtctgggttcaggccccacatcgggctctgtactcacagctcagCTGTACATCCAGCTCTgtactggagcctgcttcagattctctctctctctctttctctctgcctctccccagcttgtgctctctctcagcaacaaataaataagcaaacttaaaaaaaatttttttgaggggcgcctgggtggctcagtcggttaagcggccgatttcggctcaggtcatgatctcgcggtccgtgagttcgagccccgcgtcgggctctgtgctgacagctcagagcccggagcctgcttcagattctgtgtctccctctctctgaccctcccccgttcatgctctgtctctctctgtctcaaaaataaataaatgttaaaaaaaaaaattaaaaaattttttgaaagcctTACTTATGATTTTGGTAGTTGGTTATATTACACTGGTTTACGAAAGGTAATCAAATTATTTAACCAATTAGATCTTCTCTTCATATTCAACTATTATTTCCAGTAAGCACCCTCACAAACTATTTTTACAGTTTAGAGAGGCTATAACAAAATAGCAATGAAATGTACTTCATCACTACCTCATCCACCTGAGGTACACCCATGTGATGAACCTTCAGTTAGCATTAACTATAccacaaaacttaaaaattaatagactAAGTGTGTCATCTCTTGACAAGACTATAATGGCCCTTAGTTTTTCCAAATTCTGTtctatgattcatttttaaaaatcaagtcttTTATATAACCCTACAAAGATGCAAACTGGTGACAGAATTAATGTTTTACCCTTTAAGTCAATGATAAGGGACAATATCCACTAATTCTCCCAAGTATGTATTCCACATCAGTCATTCCTTATGCCCTGTAGTTCCCAAAAGCTAGGCCCATCCAGCCAGAAAGAATATCATTCAGTCTTTTGTACATAGGTAAATTATTTTTTGCGGTAAAATCCCGAAGGGCTTTGCAAAATTTCAGTTAGTGGGGTGAGCCGAGAGTAACCGTGATGTTCTAGAAAGCCCAATAATCTTTCTGGCCTTTGGGAGTACTTAATTTATGAGTTTTGCCTAAATACCCTAAGGGAAATGAAATGGgtgatttctttatttcattggtgTAGGTTCAGACCACTCATTATATTAATCCGAATAACTCTCCTTGGAGGCAGGTAAGAGGCAGCTTCATTAATATTGCCACCGAGATAAGGAAAGGAGGTTCTGCCTTTTGTCCTCTCCTCCACCCCGCAGATTGCTGGGCACCTGCGGGGGGCTGGGGATGAGAGCAGGAGGAACCCATCTATTGGTCCTGAACATACTAGCCACTGAAACTGCTTTTTAATGGGCTTAAATGGGTTTGTTTGTTACCCACTTTTCTGTTATTGAAATAGATGTGGAAATCTGCTTTCAAAGACCAGCCTATCAGCATCTCTTTCCTTGGCTGGCCTGACCTTCAGGCAGTGCAGCTGCCGGGAGTCGAGTTAAAAATGGACTGTCAAGCTGGCTTTAATTTCTGCTGCTCTGCCTCCCAGTGTCCTCCCACTGATCTGTTTATCACACCCTCCTTACcccttctgttgttgtttttcttactgAGAGTTTTTAGCCTGGACAGCTGAATCTGCTTTTCAAGGCCCTAACCTACAGATCCTCGTACACATAATCCCAGACCTGGAGCTAACACCAGAACCTCCTACTGGTAGACAGTCTTCCCTCTAGGCATCCCCTCCCTCGCCTCTCCTGACCCACCACCCTCTTTGGGAGTGACCACTCGGAACAGATCACCTCCTGCTGCACATCAAAGCAGGGAAAGGGTGACTTAGTGactttgaaagaaaacataatgtCTAGCCTCCTGCTCATGGGTTGTGCGAGCAGGTTGACTCTGCGCGACTCCTTTGTCTCTCGGTGCGCTCGGTTCAGGAAATGAGCAGCAAGCCACACACGGATTATTCCTACCTAGCAGGTTCTAAAACTCCGTTATCTCCATCGCCCAAGCCCCTTCAAGGCTGCCCGACCGGGTTTCTCCCCCTAACAGGGCTCGCCAGATATGTCTGCCTCTGGGAATGACAATCGCTCCTGACGATCAGGAGGGTGGAAGAAGCCGCTAAAGTCCCACTAATGGTTTTGCTTTTAGTTCTGTTGGCAAACTCCCCTTCATTCAAGCTCCCGGCGCTCTGGAGCCAGGTCTAATTAGAAGAGTCCCAGGTTCACCCTTCTCGCGGAGAAAACGCATTAGTCATGGATGAAACCGCAGGAAGGGTGCCGGGAGCTCAGTGGAAGATGAAGCCCTTCCGAAAATGCTGGAGAGCCTCCGAAGCGGAAGAGGCAAACTAGATCTGACCGCGGCCAGAAGGGAAGGATGTAGAAACCTGGGACCTACACCGAGTACAGTTGACTTGGTTAGAGGCCTCAGCTAAGTGCATAAATGACGCTCGCTGAACATCCAAGCAGACATAAGCAAAGTGTTCAGTATAAGACAGCAAAGCCTCGAGCCATGGCAATGGACGGAAAGGGCGGAAAGCCTCCAGCCGACCgggacagaatctgaacaggGCACAGGCAGCACGAGAGTGTGCGCGCGCGCTGGGGGTGGGGTCGCGCCAAAGAATCCGAGTTAGTAGTGGAAGGGGAGTGGTCAGTTTTTGGAGAGTCGTGCACCAGGAATTGCGGACTCGGTGACCTGCGGCCCACCCAGGAAACAGCAGGTGTCTACCCAGCTGCGAGCTTATCCTCAACTTCCTAGCGGCTCCCCTTGGGCTGCTGCAAGAGTCAGGGTTGAATTGCGAACCGACCCCGGGAAGGGCGGGGCGCAGGGCCGCAGAGGGGTGGTGCAGGTGGGCGGGCCGCGCCTGGGTGAGAAGGCTGGGCCTATAAAGTGCTCGCGGCCCTAGGGGCTATGCTGCTTGTCGGAGCTGGTGCTACGTGGGCTTGGGGCCGATCGCTGCTCGGGTCTGCAGGTCCCTGAGCCTCCGAGAGAGGAGGAGAGTGCTTGCCTCCGTTTACCCCGCAGCTCAGCCGGCGAGCGCGCCCGCCCCAGGGAACCCCAGGCAGGTGAGCGAGGCTGAGGCcttgggggagggagcagggccgGAGGGCTCTACAGTTCCGGGCGCAGGGGTGAGCCCCGCGGGGCAGGTTGGCTCCAAGTTTTGCTAACTTTGAATTCGTTTTAGGTTGCGGCTGTAGCCGGCCTCTCCACTCCAGTGACTTTGTAAACTGGAGTTGCGGAGGCCGGTCCCTCCCCTTTGGAAAATGACTGGCTAGGCTAGTTTGCTTCGGGGACGCAGGGCATTTTAGAAGCCTCTGCACGTCTTGCCTCCTTTTGCAAATCTGCCCTTGTTGCCTTCTTTTTCCAGCGCCCCGGAAAGGCCGTTCTGCCCCGCGAGGGAAACGGAGCCGTTGACCATGGTTGCAACTGGCAGTTTGAGCAGTAAGAACCCGGGCAGCATTTCAGAGTTGCTGGACCATGGCTTCCACCCGGGGAGCCTGCTGAACGGTGAGTTTCCCAGCTGCTCGCCTTTCTCTACTCCAGAGTCGAAGCCCCTGGATAGAAGAGATGGGCGGGCGGTGGCGCCCCTTTCCTTGATGTCGGAGCACTACAAAATCCATCTGAAAAGACTCCTTCCCAAACTTTCTAGCACCTTCTGTTCATGGTAGTGAGGAACAAaagcagcaaaaaataaaataaccgaAAGCTGCATGGTCTAGTTTGCGGCCAACAGGCTGTTTGGGATTAAAAGTTATCTAGATTCCTTATGGGGTTGTGAAGTTACGGcgaattttaagtgtacagttttgTGTTTTAACAAATATGTTCACCCTTAGAACCCCTGCCATCACCCCTCCCTTCAAATTCTCATGTACCTATTTGCCATCAGTTCTCCACTCTCGCCCTCCCTTGTCCCCAGGGAAACAATGATCTGCTTTTTGTCTCCATAAATTAGTTTCGCCTCTACAGTTTCATGCAAGTGGAATCCTGTAATATACACTTTTACAACTGATTCCTTCCCGGCAGCCTAGTGATGTGGAGATCCTTTAATGTTGTGGCTTAGATCAGTATGCgttccttttgattgccgagtagtattctaTTTGTACGTACACCCAGTCTTCTGTTTTTAATGCcgaaaggaaattttaaaacagcGGTGGTGCAGGACACATTTTCATTTGCAGTTTTAAGCAGCAGTTTCTAGGTTAACATACTGCTCTGGCACTAAGGAACTGTGTGGCATAGACAAATTGCCTAAGATCTTTGGGTCTTCCTCATTTAGAAGGCACAGTGGTTGATGACCTAATTTTATAGGCCAAAGCTCTAAAATTCTCTGTCTTCAATATAGGTAAAATACGGAGCCTTCTAATTAGGAGCgtatttgtttcatttagttataaaaaaaaaatgatctaacTGAATGCATGATGtggagagaggaaaaggcagGAGTCAATGAAGGTGAAGTATGCCTAGGGAGAGGAGCCCTGCTCacttgactctgtgtgtgtgtgtgtgtgtgtgtgtgtgtgtgtgtgtgtggtgtggcaACCTGCCAAGTGGTAGGATTAATTTGGGAGGTAGTAGGTGACCAAATGCAGAGTATCTCTTTTCCTTTGAgcaaatctaattttattttcctaggactgttttgttttgcttggctACGAAAACTACCCAGCCAGTTATAAATATCCTCGTGAACCTCAAAGGTCTTTCCTTTGAGCAGTTTTTAATCAGAGTGGTTGAAGCTAAAATTGGGATCTGCAGACCATTCCAGTAGAGACtttgaaagaaagacacaaattcaATATTTAATGTAACTCAGTAAGTTCATCCCAAGTTCATCACTAAGGAACAGCAGCAAAACTTCTGTGTTTTACAAGAACAAACACATATAATCTTAGAAAGTAACAgtccatcaaaacaaaacaaaaaaaattataaccattTTTATTCCAGAGGTAATGTGTGTtttctgtaaaacaaaattagaaaacccTCAGAACAAGTGAgggagcaagaaagaaaaaaatcactggtgTTCTCAGATAACCATATATGGATTTTTGAGACAATCTGTAAGCTTGTGTGTGTATACGCatgtaagtgtaaaaaaaaaaaaaaaaaaaaaaggttatgcCCTATTTATCAAAACCTTTATCCCATGGATGAATTTCCAGTCTCAGAGACGTTCAGTGACTTGCTGGGTTACCCAGCTAGCTAACAGCAAAGTGAAGTCTCCGGACTCCCAAACAAACACTAGCAACAGGTAGACATAGTAGATAGATAGAAGTCACCAACGTTGTTATCTtggtgtgtttctttctttcacctgGAACTTACGTTTTCTGCAGATTTTGACTACTGGGATTATGTTGTTCCTGAACCCAACCTCAATGAGGTGATATTTGAGGAGACGACTTGCCAGAGTTTGGTTAAAATGCTGGAAAACTGTCTGTCCAAATCAAAGCAAACCAAACTTGGTTGCTCAAGAGTCCTTGTCCCTGAGAAACTGACCCAGAGAATCGCTCAAGATGTCCTGCGGCTTTCCTCCACTGAGCCCTGTGGCCTGCGAGGCTGTGTTATGCACGTGAACTTGGAAATTGAAAACGTATGTAAAAAGCTGGATAAGATTGTGTGTGATTCGAGTGTGGTGCCCACTTTTGAGCTCACACTTGTCTTTAAGCAGGAGAACTGCTCATGGACTAGCTTCAGGGACTTTTTCTTCAGCAGAGGTCGCTTCTCATCTGGCCTCAGGCGGACTCTGATCCTGAGTTCAGGATTCCGCCTCGTTAAGAAAAAGCTTTACTCCTTGATTGGAACAACAGTCATTGAGGAGTGCTGAGgaggaaacattttaaaggtCCTTCTTACAATTGGATAATAAAACTGCGCAGCTGCCCCCTGAGAGTCATTTGTAGTCACCCTGCCTGCTCTCGAGAAACCCCACACTGAGTCATCTCCCTTCCATGCCTCCACGTTGACAGCAACCCAACTAAAAGGCTGATTGATTTCATGGCCTTTGAGAAAGGACCCGAGAAAGCGTACATTCTCTGCCTGTATCACATGTTTTCACAAAATGGCATGGAGTAAAAGAAGCAATCCACTTTAGTTTTCCGTGTGACCTCGCTTTTTCCAGGTAgtcttgctaaagagactgtaaACCAACTGTGCCTAGTTCGATTTtcatatggctttttttttctatatgtttccACAGTGATCCTTTCAGTCACAGAAACTTAATGATGCTTAGCCTGTCAAAACTTCCAGAGGCCCACACCAGTTTCCTGCCCCGACTCAAATATGAAGGGTGCCTAGACTGGAGGGTAGAATGTAGTGGGCGAACTTAATTAAAAGTTAACCCCGTGCAGGAATGAATAAGCAGTGTCACATCAAGAACAGAGCTCCTTCCGTTTCTTTGCATCCtgtctgtgcttctgtttccaaGAGGCGGCGAAAGcgtgtattttcatttcagtcaCCACGGTGTTGTTTTAGATATGGTACGCGACAGGCTCCCTTTTTCTAGTGCTCAAGTATTGACCGTTATTTTTCAACTCGAAAAATGGAAAGTGCTGAAATGATTTTTTTGGCATCTAGTTGATTACTCCTCCACTGGTGAATGTGTATGGGGCCGGGAAGTGAGTTCCGAGATCCACTTCCTTTCTCATTTGCTTGATAATGTAGCTTCTTTTCATTATTACCTATGCTTAACTTCAGACGAAGCCTCTCACTGTGTCGGTGTTATCTGGCCCTGGCTTCTCCTGGGAACCGAAGTGTCTCCTTAACCTGAATCTTCAAAGGAGATACGTACATGCTACCAATTTTCATTATCGGGATGAGCCTATTAAGTCTGCTTTGTCTTTGGATATCTGCTTTATAGTATGGACTAGAGAATGAAAATCATGGTCTAGCTAACCAGGTTTCTTCAGCCTTGGATACCCGTCCCTGGAGAACAAGAAagacctgttttttttcttattccaacATGCTAGATCACTAGCCATCCTTGTTTAATCTTAGAGTGTAGCCTCCCCACTGTGGTATTCAATTCAGCAAGACCCTCACATTTTTGCCCGAAGTCACCTATAAAGAGTTTATTCAGGTCTCCCGCCCAAATTATTAGTACTGCTTTACATAACTGAGGCCAGGCTCCTAGTGACAAATGTCTTCATCCTGGCGTTACACGGCTGATCCCATTAGTGACCTAAAACTTAACTATCCAAATCAGCAAGCAGTCTAACAAATCAAACTCTTCCTGTTTGGAAAGATACCGCAAAGCTGATCTTTATAGGACTGGGCCAAGATAAGTCAACCTTGTTTGCATGTCTGTTATTGTTTAGGGCTGCAAAGGTCACTGTGATTCCTTGCGCATGGCTTCTCGGGTGTGGATGTAGAACCGCTGTCCTTCCACTAACAGTTGTCATTTGTCATTGACTCTTGTCTTTTGTGCTCATGAAATGGTTGATGGCTTATGGAGATTCTGAAATTAATATTCCTGTTCAAGGAAATTaaagtttgtctatttttgacaATAAagcttcatatatttttaattctgttgtcTTCTTTGTCTTTAATGAGTTGATAACAATAATCGCTTGAAATATATCTGACAATATTTAAGGGAGGATGACCAAACAATTACTCCTTTTTGGCAAAGGCTCTTTGTACCCTTCATTGTAATAGTCCAATTATATTTATCACATGTGCTTATGTATCAATAGTGATTTGCTTCATGATTTTTCAATTACaatcatttttatagaaaaacacTAATAATTTGAGTTCCTTTGGCAACCACCTTTTTACAAGCCTAAATTGTATCAACTGTGTCTATATCAAATTGTAAGATcagtgtatattttcattttcactagtTTATTCCATTTGAACATatctttcttttcaatgtttattttttgagagagagatagagtgtgagcaggggaggggcagagagagagagacacacacacagaatctgaagcaggctccaggctctgagctgacagcacagagccctgtgtggggctcaaacccacaaactgtgagatcaagacctgagccgaagtcggtcacttaaccgactaagccacctaggcgccccatatCTTTCTAATTCTACTACTATCAAGTtgactttttaatcttttcacctatttttttctgtctccttatttATGGTCATTAGCTCAGATTTCTCAACCGTTCAGCCCACATTTAATAACAGTAACTAAATATTGGGCTCTGTTCTAGGTGCTTCACACCAATGATCTCACTTCCCCAAGAGCCCTATGAAATGAGATTACGGTAATCTCTATCTTGTAGCTAACTGTCCAGACACAGGTTTAGTAACCTGTCCAAAGTCAGCAAGTTATGCAGGAGAGCTAGAGTACTATATAAAACGAAGCTGACTCGGGCCAAGTTCACCATGCTGCTACCAAGAGCACAAGGTAGCACAGAGACCTTATCCACATCACCAAAAGCCTGTAAAAACGATGCCAGAAACATCTGCCGCTAAATTTGAAAAGTTATTAATGTGGTTTCTTTTCAGGTAGGAAAAACGAGGAAACTACTGTCAGTATTCACCATTCACTGGAGCTGAgctatgcttaaaaaaaaaaaaaaatccaaatgtttaAAATACGTGCATTTCAGTCCTGGCACCTTCATGCCTGTCTTTGTACAATTGGCCTGGTTATTTTCTCATGTACCTTCAAAAAAAGGTGTAATCTGACCCTTCTCTCTCCCAGTAGAGAATAAACTGTTAGCTACAATGTGTGATGGCCTCTTGAGAGAATGAGATGTCATATTTTCCTCTTATTAATAGGAAGATAGTATTATAGTAATGGATTCAGTCTCCGGAATCTGTTTCACCAATAATAATTTATATCCTTACAGAGTCAGCTTCATGCTGCCCTATTGACAGTTTTCTATTTGCACAGTGGAAGGATGTACAAGTGTAAAAAATCTTAGCGGTCTATTACACTCAGTTCTCAATTAACTACATTGGTTTAAATAAGTGATGAGAATAACAAAAGTCCAAGGCAGGTTGGCAGCAGATGAAGAGGGAAAGGTACATGGTGATGTGCTAGGAGGAGCAGATATTCAGAACCCCAGATGCCTGCCATTGAATATAGACTCCCCCTACTCCATGAGATCCTCTGCATCTGCCACAGACATGAGATCCTCTGCATCTGCCACAAACCCATGAAGGGTTTCATGGGAAATTCGGGGGCCAGGTGTGGAAGTTACGTACACAATTTCTGCCAACCTCTCATAcagaactcagtcacatggccCTATCAATTCCAAGaagggctgggaaatgtagtggCACAGTGTGCCCAGAAAGAAGTGGGCTTGACAAACTGTTTCTGCCACACAGGAAGAAACGAGTTAGTCTATGAAACAATAAAGAGTCCAGAACCATCCCTAGACATGTAAGGAAAGTTGATTTACAGTATAGTTGGCACTTGAGATCAATGGGTAAATGATGGTGTTTTTCAGTAATTGACACTATAATAACCGTTTATCTACGTGAAAAAATGGAATTAGATGCATATACAtcaagtacaaaaataaattccagattgATGAAAGAATTCAATGTAAAAGGGAAATTTTTAGAAGACAATATGAACTTTATGATTTTGATGTAGGGAAAGATATCTCAGTAAGATGCACAGAAATCACTGAAACTTCTATTTATCACATCACACTACAGATAGAAGGAAAACACAAGTCATGTGCTGGAACAAAGTATCTTCTATACATATAACTGAAAAAGAGTAACGAGAACATGTTAAGAATCCTTTCAAAGCAATTAGAATAACACAAACAACCCAATAATATAGGCAAAAGCTTGAATAGGCACTCTACAGAGAAGGAAGCCCATATGGCTGAGAAgtacatgaaaagaggctcaattTAACTagtaataagagaaatgcaaattaaaaacacaagacacCAATGTACagacaacattttatttaaaaaaaaaagatgtaaaaagtttaaaatctgaaaattccaaatgttgatgaggatatggaaaaaaaaaaccaaaaaccttacTTCAACATGCTGATCGCTACGTGTATCTCTGCCCTCTGGCATTAGTTTGTAGAGTTGAAgtttaacatattttatgtttcatcAATTCCCTTTTTAGTTATCATAACTAGACCAGTGTTCTTCAAACTCTTTTGCTTGCTGCACATCTTTAAATTTCTATGAAAACACGCCCCCTTCCATATTATTAAATTGCCA
Coding sequences within:
- the DDIT4L gene encoding DNA damage-inducible transcript 4-like protein produces the protein MVATGSLSSKNPGSISELLDHGFHPGSLLNDFDYWDYVVPEPNLNEVIFEETTCQSLVKMLENCLSKSKQTKLGCSRVLVPEKLTQRIAQDVLRLSSTEPCGLRGCVMHVNLEIENVCKKLDKIVCDSSVVPTFELTLVFKQENCSWTSFRDFFFSRGRFSSGLRRTLILSSGFRLVKKKLYSLIGTTVIEEC